In one Candidatus Nealsonbacteria bacterium genomic region, the following are encoded:
- a CDS encoding TdeIII family type II restriction endonuclease produces the protein MPLSSNQKQQIKGLLQQKIESKLKRYSRETTSMPFLTRLIQDSEKVAAYSFIHSLATTLGMSIYEDVSKIIASDSAKECFTKYDIGGVLSKEQKSIIGNIVRELRNKERRVNSEREMKEVLSASPRDGKAQKEGRIADLYILKGGVEHYFEIKTVKPNIDVFTKSKTKLLEWIARRRKPVKVFLSFPYNPYHPKPYERFTEQGVLERGKEFLIGEEYWNFLGGEDTFEQLLTLFDSVGKEFKEKIQQKIKQVAEEKMDV, from the coding sequence ATGCCATTATCAAGCAATCAAAAACAACAGATTAAAGGATTATTACAGCAAAAAATTGAGAGTAAGTTAAAAAGATATAGCCGAGAAACTACCTCAATGCCATTTCTTACTCGTCTTATTCAAGACAGCGAAAAAGTTGCTGCTTATTCCTTTATTCATTCTTTAGCTACGACGTTAGGAATGTCTATTTATGAAGACGTTTCAAAAATTATTGCTTCTGATTCTGCCAAAGAATGTTTTACTAAATATGATATTGGTGGCGTACTTTCAAAAGAGCAAAAGTCCATTATAGGTAATATAGTCCGCGAATTAAGGAATAAGGAAAGAAGGGTAAATAGTGAAAGAGAAATGAAAGAAGTTTTAAGTGCTTCTCCAAGAGATGGTAAGGCTCAGAAAGAAGGTAGAATAGCTGACCTTTATATACTTAAAGGGGGCGTAGAACATTATTTTGAAATTAAAACCGTAAAACCTAATATCGATGTTTTTACAAAATCAAAGACAAAATTATTAGAATGGATAGCACGGCGCAGAAAACCAGTAAAAGTTTTCCTATCTTTCCCCTATAATCCCTATCATCCAAAGCCATACGAAAGATTTACAGAACAAGGAGTTTTAGAAAGAGGAAAAGAATTTTTAATTGGTGAAGAATATTGGAATTTTCTCGGTGGCGAAGATACCTTCGAACAGCTTTTAACACTATTTGATTCAGTTGGTAAGGAATTTAAAGAGAAAATTCAACAGAAGATTAAACAAGTTGCTGAAGAAAAAATGGATGTTTAA
- a CDS encoding nucleotide pyrophosphohydrolase, whose product MQIQEMQKKVDDWIKKNTRTQTYWKPLSMMARLTEEVGELAREINHRYGEKTKKANEKEKEISSEIADILYILVCMANSMEIDLEDAFNKVLEKYEKRDKNRWK is encoded by the coding sequence ATGCAGATACAAGAGATGCAAAAAAAAGTAGATGATTGGATAAAGAAGAACACTCGCACTCAGACCTATTGGAAGCCGTTAAGCATGATGGCGAGACTAACCGAAGAGGTTGGAGAATTAGCAAGGGAAATAAATCATAGATACGGAGAGAAGACTAAGAAGGCAAATGAAAAAGAAAAAGAAATTAGTTCCGAAATAGCTGATATTCTCTATATTTTGGTGTGTATGGCTAATTCAATGGAAATAGACTTGGAAGATGCTTTTAATAAGGTATTGGAAAAGTATGAGAAGAGAGATAAGAATAGATGGAAATAG
- the rlmN gene encoding 23S rRNA (adenine(2503)-C(2))-methyltransferase RlmN, with product MDLTQLENLLNKEHPYRLKQAKKALFVDLIEDWREANILPLLLRENLNKICPIKINAQTLFSKDKKTAKTLIILKDGLKIESVLMKHKDGRNTVCISSQVGCALSCSFCATGQTGFKRNLEISEIVEQVLFFARHLKKKGEKVTNIVFMGMGEPFLNYENVISAIRVLNDKEGFNLGARHISISTVGILEGIKKLAEEKLQVNLAISLHAPDDDLRSKIMPINKKYPIADVLEVVDDYIGKTKRKVMFEYLMMKDLNDSDVYAQKLSKLMKKPLYFVNLISYNPTGVFKPSSSWRMKKFKEILEKGGVQVTQRYRFGQDIKAACGQLAS from the coding sequence ATGGATTTAACTCAACTTGAAAACCTTCTTAATAAGGAACATCCCTATCGTCTAAAACAAGCCAAAAAAGCCTTATTTGTTGATTTGATTGAAGACTGGAGAGAAGCGAATATTTTGCCTTTGTTGTTGCGAGAGAATCTGAACAAAATATGTCCCATTAAAATTAATGCTCAAACTCTTTTTTCTAAAGACAAAAAGACTGCAAAAACTCTCATTATATTAAAAGATGGACTAAAGATTGAGTCTGTTTTAATGAAACATAAAGATGGTCGGAATACTGTTTGTATTTCTTCACAGGTGGGTTGTGCCTTGAGTTGTTCATTTTGCGCTACCGGACAAACTGGTTTCAAAAGAAACCTTGAAATTTCTGAGATTGTGGAACAAGTTCTATTTTTTGCCCGTCACCTAAAGAAAAAAGGAGAAAAAGTTACCAATATTGTTTTTATGGGAATGGGAGAACCTTTTCTGAATTATGAGAATGTTATTAGCGCTATAAGGGTTTTAAATGACAAAGAAGGGTTTAATTTGGGAGCCAGACATATTTCTATCTCAACCGTTGGGATTTTAGAAGGCATTAAGAAATTAGCTGAAGAAAAACTTCAGGTAAATTTAGCTATCTCTCTTCATGCTCCTGATGATGATTTGCGTTCAAAAATAATGCCAATAAATAAAAAATATCCTATTGCTGATGTGCTTGAGGTAGTTGATGATTATATTGGAAAAACCAAACGTAAAGTTATGTTTGAATATCTGATGATGAAAGACTTAAATGATTCTGACGTCTACGCCCAAAAATTAAGCAAGTTAATGAAAAAACCTCTTTATTTTGTAAACCTAATTTCCTACAATCCAACAGGAGTTTTTAAACCATCCTCATCTTGGCGTATGAAAAAGTTCAAAGAAATTTTGGAAAAAGGGGGTGTTCAGGTTACCCAGCGTTATCGTTTTGGTCAAGATATTAAAGCTGCTTGTGGTCAGTTAGCATCTTAA
- the dnaB gene encoding replicative DNA helicase, with the protein MVNNSSISNLPEKLPPQSIEAEQGVLGCLMLDKLAIIKVADFLSPEDFYRKTHQQIYRTCMELFEKNEPIDFLSVSNRLKEKNLLEQIGENSYLTELINLVPTPYHVLNYAKIIYNKRVLRDLIGASQEIAHLGYNEAEDINSLLDKAERRIFSIAQKGLCQEFILIKDTLEEAFERIDNLSKHKSGLRGVSTGFDDLDNILAGFQKSDLIILAARPSLGKSALALNFAANLAINQKMPVGIFSLEMSKDQVVDRLIASLSGVDLWRLRTGRLSGEGQNNDFTRIQQALAILSEAPIYVDDVFSSTVLQMKAMSRRLQAEKDLGMIIVDYLQLMEPLNPNASPVQQVSENSRALKGLARELKVPVLVVSQLSRAVEHRSPQIPRLADLRQSGTIEQDADVVMFIYRENRYQEETSKKNIADLIIAKHRNGPVGRVKLYFDERRVTFRSLEKSIENQQ; encoded by the coding sequence ATGGTTAATAATTCTTCAATCTCTAACTTACCTGAGAAATTACCTCCTCAGTCAATCGAAGCTGAGCAAGGTGTACTTGGTTGTTTAATGCTCGATAAATTAGCTATTATAAAGGTGGCTGACTTTTTGTCACCCGAAGACTTTTATCGTAAAACTCATCAGCAAATTTATAGAACATGCATGGAGCTTTTTGAAAAAAATGAACCGATTGATTTTTTATCAGTTTCAAACAGATTAAAAGAAAAAAATTTATTAGAACAAATAGGAGAAAACAGTTATTTGACAGAATTAATAAATCTTGTTCCTACCCCCTACCATGTTTTAAATTATGCAAAGATTATTTATAATAAGAGAGTTTTAAGAGACTTAATCGGTGCTTCTCAGGAAATAGCCCATTTGGGATACAATGAGGCCGAAGACATAAATAGTCTTTTAGATAAAGCTGAAAGAAGAATTTTTAGTATTGCCCAAAAAGGTCTTTGCCAGGAATTTATACTTATAAAAGATACCTTAGAGGAAGCTTTTGAGAGAATTGATAACTTATCCAAACATAAATCAGGTCTTAGAGGAGTGAGTACCGGTTTTGATGATTTAGATAATATATTAGCTGGTTTCCAAAAATCTGACTTAATAATTTTAGCTGCACGTCCTTCTCTTGGAAAGAGTGCTTTAGCTCTTAACTTTGCAGCCAATTTAGCCATTAATCAAAAGATGCCTGTGGGGATATTTTCTTTAGAGATGTCAAAAGACCAGGTAGTTGACAGATTAATAGCCAGTCTTTCGGGAGTTGATTTGTGGAGATTAAGAACGGGCAGGCTTTCTGGTGAAGGTCAAAACAATGATTTTACAAGAATCCAACAAGCTTTAGCAATTTTATCTGAAGCTCCTATCTATGTTGATGATGTTTTTTCTTCCACTGTTTTACAAATGAAGGCAATGTCCCGGAGATTGCAGGCAGAGAAAGACCTGGGAATGATTATTGTAGATTATCTGCAGTTAATGGAGCCCTTAAATCCAAATGCCAGCCCTGTCCAGCAGGTATCTGAAAATTCAAGAGCTTTGAAAGGTTTAGCTAGAGAACTTAAGGTACCGGTACTGGTAGTATCTCAATTATCTCGAGCTGTTGAACATCGGTCTCCGCAAATTCCAAGATTAGCAGATTTAAGACAGTCAGGAACCATTGAACAAGATGCAGATGTTGTTATGTTTATTTATCGAGAGAACCGTTATCAGGAGGAAACCTCAAAAAAGAATATTGCTGATTTAATTATTGCTAAACACCGTAACGGTCCGGTTGGAAGAGTTAAGCTTTATTTTGACGAAAGAAGGGTAACTTTTAGGAGTTTAGAAAAATCCATTGAAAATCAACAATAA
- a CDS encoding DNA recombination protein RmuC, with protein MNEVFFILIGVFVLIGAVFFIFFRKKSKIDETQSESIRDLERRLTDLMINQMKEIRDTQNGASRVLNEQIRAFTEGTTQIREDLKQIQKRVKDVSTFQEIFKSPKLKGQWGEASLEHILTQHFPQELWKKQYIFSSGEKVDAVLKLPNGKILPIDSKFSSDNFERMISSVSEEKKNLYQQRFLRDLKKRIDEISSKYVLPSEGTVDFALMYIPAEAIYYQIMFDLRKEDATNYAWAKKIVLTSPNTIYLTLRTIEHWFKDTQISRQTQQILKRLNRINQDAEKLEGSFKKLGSHLKHAISAYDNSEKRLTLFSGRVEKLLEIKENKKLEGPN; from the coding sequence ATGAACGAGGTTTTTTTTATTCTCATAGGTGTTTTTGTTTTAATCGGGGCTGTATTTTTTATTTTTTTCAGAAAAAAATCAAAAATTGATGAAACCCAAAGTGAATCTATTAGAGATTTGGAAAGACGTTTGACAGATTTAATGATAAATCAAATGAAAGAAATTAGAGATACTCAAAATGGCGCTTCAAGAGTCCTTAATGAGCAAATAAGAGCATTTACTGAAGGAACAACTCAGATTCGAGAGGATTTAAAGCAAATTCAGAAAAGAGTTAAAGACGTTTCTACCTTCCAGGAGATTTTTAAATCCCCAAAATTAAAGGGACAGTGGGGAGAGGCTTCATTAGAACACATCTTAACCCAGCACTTTCCTCAAGAACTTTGGAAAAAACAATATATTTTCTCTTCGGGAGAAAAAGTGGATGCGGTCTTAAAACTTCCAAACGGCAAAATTTTGCCAATTGATTCCAAATTCTCTTCAGATAATTTTGAAAGAATGATAAGCTCTGTTTCAGAAGAGAAAAAAAATCTTTACCAACAAAGATTTCTTCGAGATTTAAAAAAAAGAATAGATGAAATTTCTTCCAAATATGTTCTTCCTTCAGAAGGAACGGTCGATTTTGCTTTAATGTATATTCCGGCTGAAGCTATTTATTATCAAATAATGTTTGATTTAAGAAAAGAAGATGCTACTAATTATGCCTGGGCAAAAAAAATTGTTTTAACCTCTCCTAATACAATTTATTTGACCTTAAGAACAATTGAACACTGGTTTAAAGATACTCAAATCTCAAGGCAAACCCAGCAAATTCTAAAACGATTGAATAGAATTAATCAAGACGCAGAAAAATTAGAAGGAAGCTTTAAAAAGCTCGGCAGCCATTTAAAACATGCTATTTCTGCCTACGATAATTCAGAAAAACGTCTTACTTTATTTTCAGGCAGAGTAGAAAAATTATTAGAAATAAAAGAAAATAAAAAGTTAGAAGGACCGAATTAA
- a CDS encoding cold shock domain-containing protein: MEGTIKNLTDKGFGFITVDGEEKDLFFHSNELKGVTYEELKVGDRVSFEKADSPKGPNATNVTRL, translated from the coding sequence ATGGAAGGAACAATTAAAAACCTTACAGATAAAGGATTTGGATTTATTACCGTTGATGGTGAAGAGAAAGATTTATTCTTTCACAGCAACGAACTTAAGGGCGTAACCTACGAAGAGTTAAAAGTAGGTGATAGAGTGTCTTTCGAAAAAGCTGATTCTCCAAAGGGCCCTAACGCAACAAACGTAACCCGCCTTTAA
- a CDS encoding glycosyltransferase family 4 protein, which yields MKVGLISFHSFSNPGGVKRHILGLFKEFKKKGIETKIIVPRRKSSENYGRNVILLGTSFPMVVDGSQSDFDIHFNPISIERTLRKEKFDVLHFHNCGLPSTLQILLSPSTSNTLNILTFHSRSKLLKKSPTLLYILNKTCRWKIDGVIGVAPLALDYFKDFKGLKTVIPNGIDLDKFNTKVPKIKKFCDGKTNILFVGRIEERKGLIYLIKAFEILQEKFSNLRLIIVGKGPLKKECKEYVKEQELKNVIFEGEKTKEVAFYYRTADIFVSPAIFGESFGLVLLEAMACGTPVVAFANKGYAGFLKGKSGERFLAKPKDYKGLAKKIEVLIKNPKLRKETAEQGIKEAKEYSWDKVVDRVLNFYELCHKNKLKKRKIKISLLE from the coding sequence ATGAAAGTTGGTTTAATCTCTTTCCATTCTTTTTCTAACCCGGGCGGAGTAAAAAGGCATATCTTAGGATTGTTTAAAGAATTTAAGAAAAAGGGGATTGAGACCAAAATTATTGTCCCAAGAAGGAAAAGCTCAGAGAACTATGGCAGAAATGTAATTTTGTTGGGAACCTCTTTTCCAATGGTTGTTGATGGAAGTCAATCAGATTTTGATATCCATTTTAATCCTATATCTATTGAGAGAACTCTCAGAAAAGAAAAATTTGATGTTTTACACTTCCATAATTGTGGACTTCCTTCAACACTACAAATATTACTCAGTCCTTCTACTTCAAACACCTTAAATATCTTAACTTTCCACAGCAGGAGTAAGCTCTTAAAAAAGTCTCCTACTCTTTTATATATTTTAAATAAAACCTGCCGATGGAAAATAGATGGAGTAATAGGAGTAGCTCCTTTAGCTTTAGATTATTTTAAAGATTTTAAGGGTCTGAAAACAGTTATACCAAATGGAATTGACCTTGATAAATTTAATACCAAAGTACCCAAAATTAAGAAATTTTGCGATGGCAAAACTAATATCTTGTTTGTTGGTAGAATCGAAGAAAGAAAAGGATTAATTTACTTGATTAAAGCGTTTGAAATCTTACAAGAAAAATTTTCAAACCTAAGATTAATTATTGTCGGCAAGGGTCCTTTAAAAAAAGAGTGTAAAGAATATGTTAAAGAGCAAGAATTAAAGAATGTTATTTTTGAAGGCGAGAAAACAAAAGAAGTTGCCTTTTATTACAGAACAGCAGATATTTTTGTCAGTCCGGCTATTTTTGGAGAAAGTTTTGGGTTGGTGCTTTTAGAAGCTATGGCTTGTGGAACACCTGTTGTAGCTTTTGCCAATAAAGGTTATGCAGGTTTTTTGAAAGGAAAATCAGGTGAAAGATTTTTGGCAAAGCCAAAAGATTACAAGGGCTTAGCTAAAAAAATCGAAGTCTTAATTAAAAATCCAAAATTAAGAAAAGAGACAGCAGAACAGGGGATTAAAGAAGCGAAAGAATACTCCTGGGACAAGGTTGTCGATAGGGTTTTAAATTTCTATGAACTTTGTCACAAGAACAAATTAAAAAAGAGAAAAATTAAAATTTCTCTTTTAGAATAA
- the recR gene encoding recombination protein RecR: MNYPPTIEKLIKLFSKFPTVGPKTAARFVFYLLKSKKEDIDELIDTIFRLKKNVKACNLCFNSFEPSYAEATKGKSSEAKLCDICSNPTRDKSLLCIIEKETDLLAIEKTKKYKGLYFILGGIISTLRKKDIEKIRSEELKERIEKDLVIKEIIIATNPTSEGEATALYLERLLNPFNKKITRLARGLPVGGELEYADEETLKSALEGRK, translated from the coding sequence ATGAACTATCCACCTACTATTGAAAAATTAATTAAACTTTTCTCCAAATTCCCAACGGTCGGGCCAAAAACAGCTGCCCGTTTTGTTTTTTATCTTTTAAAATCCAAAAAAGAAGATATTGATGAACTTATCGATACTATATTCCGTCTTAAAAAAAACGTAAAAGCTTGTAATTTGTGCTTTAATTCTTTTGAGCCCTCCTACGCTGAAGCTACGAAGGGCAAGTCATCCGAAGCGAAACTATGTGATATTTGTTCTAATCCTACCAGAGATAAAAGTTTACTTTGTATTATTGAGAAAGAAACTGATTTATTAGCTATTGAAAAGACAAAAAAATATAAGGGACTTTATTTTATTCTGGGAGGAATAATTTCAACTCTAAGAAAAAAAGATATTGAAAAAATAAGAAGTGAAGAGCTAAAAGAAAGAATAGAAAAAGACCTCGTAATTAAAGAAATTATTATTGCCACAAATCCAACCTCAGAAGGGGAAGCTACAGCTTTATATTTAGAAAGATTATTAAATCCTTTTAATAAAAAAATCACCCGTTTAGCCCGAGGATTACCAGTAGGAGGAGAGTTAGAATATGCTGACGAGGAAACCCTAAAAAGTGCATTGGAAGGAAGGAAATAA
- the dnaX gene encoding DNA polymerase III subunit gamma/tau, with translation MSLVLYRKYRPQTFAEFIGQEHIAKTLTNAISKGMISHAYLFSGPKGTGKTTMARLIAKAVNCQNRKEGEFEPCDKCSSCVEIMGGRAIDLIEIDAASHRGIDDIRELKNGIRFSPTKSKYKVFILDEAHQLSKDAANALLKTLEEPPAHAIFVLATTEIHKMIPTIISRCQRFDFRKFTLSEIIKKLTIIIKKENIKIEKPALELIALNAGGSIRDAESLLDQVSTFYKDSEKEIKAEDIKDLLGLVEIELVSKFTDFLSDKKTFKTIEYLNEISGKGLDLDEFAKTLVGYLRKALILKIMGEGENPASSYGYLSGLTKEEIRTLKRQTEKFKQEDLRKIVDIFLQAQNKMKYSSIPQLPLELAIVEITESLA, from the coding sequence ATGTCTTTAGTTCTATATCGAAAATATCGTCCCCAAACTTTCGCTGAATTTATTGGTCAAGAACACATTGCCAAAACCTTAACCAATGCAATTTCAAAGGGAATGATTTCCCATGCTTATTTATTTTCAGGACCTAAGGGAACGGGGAAGACAACTATGGCCCGGCTAATAGCTAAAGCTGTTAATTGTCAAAATAGAAAAGAAGGGGAATTTGAACCCTGTGATAAGTGTTCTTCATGTGTTGAAATTATGGGAGGAAGAGCAATAGATTTAATTGAAATTGATGCTGCTTCCCACAGGGGAATTGATGATATCAGAGAACTGAAAAATGGAATTAGATTTTCTCCAACAAAATCAAAATATAAAGTCTTTATTCTGGATGAAGCTCATCAACTTTCAAAAGATGCTGCTAACGCCCTTTTGAAAACTTTAGAGGAACCGCCAGCCCATGCTATTTTCGTTTTAGCTACAACAGAAATCCATAAAATGATTCCAACAATCATCTCCAGATGTCAGAGATTTGATTTTAGAAAGTTCACCTTGTCAGAAATTATAAAAAAGTTGACAATTATCATTAAAAAGGAAAATATTAAAATCGAAAAACCAGCCTTAGAATTAATAGCTCTAAATGCCGGAGGTTCAATCAGAGATGCAGAAAGCTTATTAGACCAGGTTTCTACTTTTTATAAAGATTCTGAAAAAGAGATAAAAGCTGAAGACATTAAAGATTTATTAGGCTTGGTAGAGATAGAGTTAGTCAGCAAATTCACTGATTTTCTCTCGGATAAAAAAACCTTTAAAACAATAGAATATTTAAATGAAATTAGTGGAAAGGGTTTAGATTTAGACGAGTTTGCTAAAACCCTGGTTGGTTATCTAAGAAAAGCATTAATTCTTAAGATAATGGGGGAGGGTGAAAATCCTGCTTCTTCGTATGGATATTTATCAGGTTTGACAAAAGAAGAAATTAGAACACTTAAGAGACAAACAGAGAAATTTAAACAAGAAGATTTGAGAAAAATTGTAGATATATTTTTGCAGGCCCAAAACAAAATGAAATACTCCTCAATTCCACAACTACCTTTAGAACTGGCAATAGTTGAAATTACTGAATCACTGGCTTAA
- a CDS encoding cysteine--tRNA ligase, protein MLKLYNTLTRKKEIFKPIKKGRVGMYTCGPTVYGPGHLGHGRSYVNFDILKRVFLYSRYKVKHILNITDVHDDMIKKAKEIGITIRQLANLYTPLFLKDLKDLNVIPADEYPTVTGHIPEIIKMVKILVDKGFGYVEKDGSVYYDVSKFKDYGKLSGIKLDKSKTGTRVETDKYEKGDVADFALWKGWKKGEPYWKSPWGKGRPGWHIECSVMANKYLGKTIDIHGGAMDLKFPHHENEIAQSEAANGTKFVNYWFHAGLLEIEGQKMSKSLGNYIEIHEVKDKGFDPLVLRYLFLTAHYRSKMNFTWKSLEAAEKALDNLHERIREMKSNIKKQEARSKKIKYYQKKFLGFINDDLNTPKALALMWKVVKDEKISNKGKYTLLLDFDKVFGLNLTKVKKIKIPQKVRKLVKEREDYRKKKEWKRADKIRKEIKKLGYLIEDTKEKPKIKKA, encoded by the coding sequence ATGTTGAAACTATACAATACTTTAACTCGGAAAAAAGAAATTTTTAAGCCAATTAAAAAGGGCCGCGTTGGGATGTATACCTGCGGTCCCACGGTCTATGGTCCGGGTCATTTAGGTCATGGTCGAAGCTATGTGAACTTTGATATCTTAAAGAGAGTATTTCTTTATAGTAGATACAAGGTAAAACACATTCTTAATATCACCGATGTCCATGATGATATGATTAAAAAAGCCAAGGAAATAGGAATCACTATCCGCCAGTTAGCTAACCTCTACACCCCCCTCTTTCTAAAAGATTTGAAAGATTTGAATGTTATTCCGGCCGATGAGTATCCTACAGTTACAGGGCATATACCAGAAATTATTAAGATGGTTAAAATTTTGGTTGATAAAGGCTTTGGTTATGTAGAAAAAGATGGATCTGTTTATTATGATGTTTCGAAATTTAAAGACTATGGTAAGCTTTCTGGTATTAAGTTAGATAAATCAAAGACTGGAACTAGAGTAGAGACTGATAAATACGAAAAGGGAGATGTGGCTGATTTTGCGCTTTGGAAAGGATGGAAGAAAGGAGAGCCTTATTGGAAAAGCCCCTGGGGAAAGGGCAGGCCAGGATGGCATATTGAGTGTTCGGTGATGGCTAATAAGTATTTAGGAAAGACGATTGATATTCATGGGGGCGCGATGGACTTAAAGTTTCCTCATCATGAGAATGAAATTGCCCAATCTGAGGCAGCCAATGGAACAAAATTTGTTAACTATTGGTTTCACGCAGGGCTTTTAGAGATTGAAGGACAGAAGATGAGCAAATCTCTAGGGAACTATATTGAAATTCATGAAGTAAAAGATAAGGGTTTTGACCCTCTAGTCTTGCGCTACCTATTTTTAACAGCTCATTATCGCTCGAAAATGAATTTTACCTGGAAAAGTTTAGAAGCGGCAGAGAAAGCATTAGATAATCTTCATGAGAGGATAAGAGAAATGAAATCAAATATCAAGAAGCAAGAAGCAAGAAGCAAAAAAATAAAATATTATCAGAAAAAATTCTTGGGGTTTATTAATGATGATTTAAATACTCCTAAAGCTTTAGCTTTAATGTGGAAGGTGGTTAAAGATGAAAAAATATCTAATAAAGGAAAATACACTCTTTTATTAGACTTTGACAAGGTTTTTGGTTTAAATTTAACAAAGGTTAAAAAAATAAAAATTCCTCAAAAAGTAAGGAAGTTAGTTAAAGAAAGAGAAGACTATCGAAAGAAAAAAGAATGGAAGAGGGCTGATAAAATTAGAAAGGAGATAAAAAAATTAGGTTATTTGATTGAAGATACAAAGGAGAAACCTAAGATTAAAAAAGCCTAA
- the rplU gene encoding 50S ribosomal protein L21, producing MFAIIRTGGKQYIVSPGDKIKIEKINKEEGEKTTFNEVLLLQKGKTLEIGTPLVKKAKVEATIIKQGKSKKVIVFKYKASKRYKVKKGHRQRFTEVEITKIEKE from the coding sequence ATGTTTGCAATAATTAGAACAGGCGGGAAACAATATATTGTTTCCCCGGGAGACAAAATAAAAATAGAAAAGATAAACAAGGAAGAAGGTGAAAAAACAACTTTCAATGAGGTTTTGTTGTTACAAAAAGGCAAAACACTGGAAATTGGAACTCCTTTGGTTAAGAAGGCAAAGGTTGAGGCAACGATTATCAAACAGGGCAAATCCAAAAAAGTGATTGTGTTTAAATATAAGGCGAGTAAGAGGTATAAGGTTAAAAAGGGTCACAGACAACGCTTTACAGAGGTAGAAATAACTAAAATTGAAAAAGAGTAA
- a CDS encoding GtrA family protein: protein MKKGDILASLIIGLACGFILPRVVLFAGVFPEQVLKYFPVLLPVLSLLGVWILETVFKKTSTLVQFGKSFLVGILNSSIDMGVFDCLTWFFSVASGWLPVLFKIVSFACGAVNSYFWNKFWTFQKKDTQNKVKEAVQFFLVTSGGLLIHTIIIYIVINIIGVRFGVSERMWASIGNMTAVFIGFVWNFLGYKFIVFKK from the coding sequence ATGAAAAAAGGAGATATTTTAGCTTCTTTAATTATTGGTTTAGCATGCGGATTTATCTTACCCCGTGTCGTCCTTTTTGCAGGAGTTTTTCCCGAGCAGGTATTAAAATATTTCCCAGTACTTCTACCTGTTTTGTCTTTACTGGGCGTCTGGATTTTAGAAACTGTTTTTAAAAAAACTTCCACTCTTGTACAATTTGGAAAATCGTTTTTGGTTGGAATATTAAATAGTTCCATTGATATGGGAGTGTTTGATTGCTTAACATGGTTTTTTTCCGTTGCTTCTGGCTGGCTGCCTGTTCTGTTTAAAATTGTATCTTTTGCCTGTGGAGCAGTAAATTCATATTTTTGGAATAAGTTCTGGACCTTTCAAAAAAAGGATACCCAAAATAAAGTTAAAGAGGCAGTGCAGTTTTTCCTTGTAACGTCTGGAGGACTTTTAATCCATACCATAATTATTTATATTGTAATAAATATTATTGGTGTAAGATTCGGAGTAAGTGAGCGGATGTGGGCAAGTATTGGAAATATGACTGCTGTTTTTATTGGTTTTGTCTGGAATTTTTTAGGCTATAAATTCATAGTATTTAAGAAATAA